The Nyctibius grandis isolate bNycGra1 chromosome 31, bNycGra1.pri, whole genome shotgun sequence genomic interval CCTGCCACTGGTAGGTAGCATGTGAGGGGTTCACAGGTAAGAGTTGCCCCAAACATCGCTACTGCTTTTTTGCAACCACATCACTTGGCCTGATAAGACACTTGATCTCTCCAAACAAATTGTTCTTTGTGAGCGCTAAGGTActgcgaggaggaggagacagcaAGAACCACAAGGACAGCAGGGCCAGTCAGTCATTTTCACTCAAATggtaaggaaataaaagcaaagcaggaagaaagcGGTACCTCTGTCAAAGGTCTCGGTCTTCTCTCTACAACAAATTCTGTGTGGCAGAGCTCACAGTAACTTGTGTTGGAGGAGGATAACCATTTTTCCAGGCAGCTCTTGTGCACGGTGCCCAGTGTTCCTGTGCAGTCACACGGGGAAAGCAGTCCCTCCCCATTTCCACCTTCATGACAGATTCGACAGATGGGACCATCACTAAAGAGGCAGACAAACAGAATGAAATCACGGTCAGAGCAGGCAGAACGATACAGCCACATCGGAGAACAGGGTCTGATCCCATCAAGCCCCAGAAGGGTGCACGCACGGCAGGCAGCGCGTGGCAGAGCGTGCCAGGCACGCCACAACTCTCCAAAGCAGCCTGCTGCAGCAAGGAACCAGTCTCAGGGGAGCATGGAGGGGCCCAGGACATTTTAGGTCAGTAAAATCTGGAAGTCGTGTTGATGAGCACCACAACACCCAAGACAAGCTGGCATATCAGCCTGGCCAGCTCGGCTGGCCACAGAAGGGACAACAGTGTGCGTGTCCCACAGCCTCAGCTCCGCTCACAGCGGGCCGAGAGGCTGACACCAGACCCAAAACCAACCCTGAAGCACTGATGCAAATCCAGAAGTCCAAAGCAAAAACGGATGATCCACGCTGGTCACAGCGTGCCCCCAGCCACCTGGAGCCACTCAAAAGGTTTGCAATCACAGTTGTATTTACCAGATCACCCACCCACTCTCACCCCATGTCTGCTCTGCATCTTGGGTTTAGCAGTAACTGCGTAAGGAACAGTGACATCTAAATACACAACTACATCAACCCTGGAAGCTCAGCTCTCCAAGGACACAATATGATTCATGGCAAGCAGTCACCCAGACTAAGTTCTCGTCATACAAACCCTCTGCCTATCACAGAGCAGTAACTCACTCGTCATCCTATCTGCACACCACCACACAGAGAACCATTCTGCAGCGTTGGGGCCTTTAACTGGCTGCAGAAATGCCGTGGTGCTTCAACAACAACCACTTCTCACCCCTCCTCGGCTAGAAGTTTCAACTACAGAATTAAATCTCTGATTGTGCTCAAGATCTGCTCTCTTGAGACCTCAAAGAGCCAGAGATGCTTATCAAGGGAAGTATCAAATGCTTTCAGAGACACTTTCAACCTTCCCCACAGGAGGCCTGCACTGCTGATCGCACTCAAACCACCCATTTGTTCCAGAGATGTTCCCTCACACCTCTAACTCGTGCCGCTGACCATGgactatcatagaatcatagaatgctttgggttggaagggaccttaaagatcatctagttccaaaccccctgccacaggcagggacaccttccactagactaggttgctccaagccccatccaacttggccttgaacattgccagggagggggcagccacagcttctctgggcaacctgggccagggtctcaccaccctcacagcaaagaatttctccctaagatctaatctaaatctcccctctttcagtttaaaaccgttccccctcgtgctgtcactacttgcccttgtaaaaagcccctctcccactttcctgtagccccttcaggtgctggaaggtcctagaaggtctccctggagccctctcttctgcaggctgaacagccccagctctctcagcctgtctccagagcagaggtgctccagccctctgagaatctttgtggcctcctctggacttgctccaatagctccgtgtccttcttctgttgggggccccagagctggacgcagcactgcagggggagggtctcacgagagcggagcagaggggcagaatcccctccctcgccctgctggccacgctgctggggatgcagcccaggataccgttggctttctgggctgcaagcgcacgttgctggctcatggtgagcttctcgtcacccatcacctccaagtccttctcctcaaggctgctttcaatccattctctgcccagcaaCCACTATTATCACTACTGCTCCAGCATCCAGCAACTATTAGCTCAGGTGTATCAGATGGTATTAATGTGACAAATTTCCAACACCaactaaagtaattttttaataaataataaatattaccTTAATAAGTAATACGTAAACTCAGAGTATCAAGTGTCCTCCTGTAGCAAGGACTTTCTCCAGCTGCACAAAGAACCAAGTCCTTTTCACTTGAAACCTCTCATTTGCTTGAGTACTATCCCCTAAATCTTGTCCTGTAAAAGACAATGTTTTCCAACTCCCAGATTTACAGACCTCCATCATAGCCTGCTCAGTCACCTCTTTCACAAGCAGAAGAGTCCTCGCCTATTCAGTCATGCCTTAGACAGAAACACATCCACCTTTCTGATCACCTCCACTACCCTTCCCTCTACCTCTGGCAATTCTAAAACATCCCTTTAGAGCTACGGTTTTCAAGATGTGGGCACACCAGGGATTTTTGCAGTGACTGTGTTCTGTTCTTCATTGCTTTCCTAAACCTTAGCGTCTTCTTTGCCTTTTGGTCACGGCTGCATGTAACTGCCACACGCCCCAGATCTCCTTCCTCCAGGCCCGCAAACACACATGTAGATCCCAGAGTATTGTTCTTCATTTGCATCACTGCACACTGAACTGCAACTGTTCTTTTAGCCTGCACTCATTTCCAATAGCGTTCAGTTCCCTAAACTCAGGCATCTAGTGCCATTTTAGGTCCAAAGCTGGCATCCGAAGGCACGGGTTTCCTAAAAGCCCTGGGCCACATCTTCCAGCCCCATAATGAGGATGTCTTGGGCTCCCTGGGAAACCTCAAATTGCTCTAGACACCAAAGTTCACTATTCTCAGCAGTTCGGTACATCTCTTCAGTGTTCACCATTCATCAAGATCATTTAGGAATAAAATGCTGGCCAGCAGAGGCCCAGTGCAGGGCTACCCTCCCTAGACGATGAAAATGAGCCACTCACTAGTATCTCACTTCTTTCCCAACTTCCAACCAGCCATTTCTTTCACACAACAAGCATTCTCTTACATCCATAGTTGCATTGATTTGGGGGTGAGAGGGAGAGTAAGAAAGGAACACCTTTATTTCAAAGACCCTCTTGCATGCCCTTTTGAAATCCAGGTAAGCTGTATCAGCTGTCACCCTTTTCCACATATTGCTGACAGTACAACAGCCACACTGATCCCGTCTCACAGTTCATATTCCACTGCtattctgacttttaaaaaccCACCTGACTGCAAAATAAGTTTGTGGGATTGCAACACAACAGTCAGAACAAGCAATGTGCAATCTTCAAAAGCAGTAGTTGCTACTTCCATTAGTTTGCACAACcagacaaaacagaaagcaagacaCAGAAACACAGTGCAAGTAAAAGGACCATACGGGCAAAAACGGTGGGACatggagggaagaaaggagcCAGCAACAAAGTGCACATCAGCCCACTAAAAGAGAAGCAAGAGTCCTCTCCTGGTGCACCACAGATGATCTCTACCACTTTCAACTCAATGGTTAGCATGTTTCACCCCAATTGGACTTTTTAATCCTATTTAGGGCTGTGAAGCAATGTACACCCACTGCACCATCCCCTTCTCTCTGCCAAACATCACTGGTGAACCACTGCCCCTTGTTCTCTCCTCATTTTCATGTGCCTTTTATTTAGGGGACAATCCCTGCAAACAGGAGTCTGGAGAGGTGGTGGAAACGCCATCCTCAGAGACACTGACAACTGCATCGGACAAGGCTCTGAGCAGTCTGATCCAACTTTGAAGTTGGCCTTGCTCTGAAAGAAGGCTGGACCAGATATCCTCCAGAATTCCCTTCCAATCTAAATTATTTGACGATTCTGTAACCTTTATAGCAATAAAGCTCAGTGCTGTATCAGAACAACAAAATTACAGTCCGCTCACACGGCCTTAACGACAGACCAAAAACCCCCCCAAGCCTCCAGTGCTCTCATGCATCTGTTATTTCCTAAGAAAAGCATCTGTAAGATATTTCATCCGTTCTCTTCCTGTTTGAGAAGTTTCATATTTCCAGCGCATTAATATAACCTTGGCTACCAATAAAcaatccagaaggaaaaaatttgctgacactgtgagaaaaaaaaattcttatcagactccattttccttccttcctatgCAGAGGGGGAGGGGGCCTGGCCACACTCATGCACCATACACCCTCAAACACAGTTTTCCAGCAGGCTGTAGAGACCATATCACTAATTCAACCTTCCAGTACAGTCACGCTGCTCCCGGCTTTGCTTTGCTAAGTGCTGGTGACAAGGAAGAGACTgaaacccaccaccaccaaaatgAATGAACTGGTGTCCCATGAAGAGACTCACATGAGGAACcctgttaggtttttttttttttaactcataaTCCCAGGCAGTTTCACCACACGATTTTTGCACCTCCACAAGTTTTAAGGCATTGCACAACTCCTCATCCAACCCATCTGTTGTCAGAGAGCAAACTCGGGTCCCCTCTCATTTTTATTGACCAGGTTTGCTAGATATAGCAATTACGTTTGCCTCAGTTCTCATCTagctctcctgctttcctccccCACGTTTGCAGTCACCGCTTTCACACCTCATCAGTGTTTGGCcaaattcactgaaaaaaataacagctgttCAGACAGGATTGGAACACAAAATGTAACCGGTCTCTCTAGCTGGACTGAACAATCCTGCCAAGTGTCCTCTGCTCTGAAAGGTGCTTAAAATATATGATGAGAAGTCTCATGAGGAAGAGTCTGAGCAAGTGAAGCTGCCACACGTCCCCTCTAGCAATAGCTGGACACTGCAGTTCCTGCAACACAAacaccctcctctccctgggGCTGTAAATTGACATACGCCTTTACTCCACAACCATCTTGGCACAGGGCTGTGCTCCATTTTCAGCCCTTAAATCATCTCCACGAACAGCACGCTGCCCTTGTCAGCATGACatcccacctctgctgctgcccagcaagGACCTGGCAGAGGCACGTGGTCAGAGGCCACCTGTGCCATCTCACACTGGAGCGGCCACAGGCCTGTGGGCTTTTGATGAACACGCGAGTCCCAATCCACCAGCACATGCAACCGGCGTGAGCTCCCTCAAAGACAGCACAGGCCTGGGAAGCGTCTGTGTAGCAAGGATTTGCACTCAATATGAGCGGCCTGGCGAACTCCTTCACAAACAAGACACTGTTGTCTCCCTCCACCCCTAGAGCCACgaacaaaaggggaaaaaaaaaaaaaacagacgcAGTCATCCCAAGCCCCCTCCCTGGAGCAGCCCTACCTCTGCGCGCCCAGTGCCTTGATCACCGTCGAGAGGAGCCGTCCATCCTTGGCGGTGACCTGCGTGACGTACTGTGGGCGACCGATGTCGGAGTCCTCCACTGACTTGGAGAGGGCGGCGCTTCCCGGGCAGTCGCACAGGGAGCCGGGGAGGTGGCAACAGTCGCCTGTCGTCATGGCAGCTCCGGGCCCCTCTGCTCCTGGGACGGCCACCGGCAGCACGGAGACCTGTGGGAACGGCACCGCGGTGAGAGCCCGGTACCCCAGACCCCCAGCCAGGggctcccccccaccaccctcctccagccccgtGAGGGCTGTCAGCACCCCGGGACCCCAACAACCACAGGTTTTGCTAGTCTTCTGTCCCCTTTAATAGGCTTTGTGAAGCAGCCTTACCATAAAATCAAGGCTCCAAGTGTCCTACTTCCATAATTTAGCATCAGAATtgcaaattttcctttcccagagaGAATTCCTGGTACACACCCTTTAACTTGATGAAGCCTTTCAAACTAAACATGCTGACGCAGAGATGGGGAAGGCAACCAGAAGCCCCATGGGCCTGTGTCGCTCTGGCTAGAGCTGTCCTGAAAACTTATGTTCACACCCTCTGTAAAAGTTGCAAAGTTTCACCTGAACACGGCACTTAAACCACTTTGCGTGGCTCAGTGCAGGGAGGCCCTTCTCTCAGCTGCACTCAGGTGCTTTCTGAGCCCTTGAAAGCCTGTCCACCAAACTCAAAAggctccccccggccccatCTTtgactttccattttatttctttccagaaatgcaCGCTTTTCCGTTTCCACATCTCATGTGGTACATCCCAACAGCGAACGTGCGGGTATGAACCACccaaaagctttgaaaatactCCCAGGGCTTCATGGAAAGGGCAGCGTGCCAGTTTACCTCCTTTCCCTTTCAACAGTTCAGATCGATTGTGATTTTTGTAAGAGCCACGtgcaaacagcaaagcaaaccatCATATTTCCAGCACCTCTGCAATTTACCCAGCAAAGAGAGCACAAGGAACAAGCAGCAAGTGCAAGAATCAGGGAGAAGATGCATAGAAAAAGCCCAACGTGACAAACAAGGAGCTGGCTCAGATAAGCCACGTGCAGATGGGAAAGCTCTCTGCCTTTGAAGGAAGGTAGCAGCTTGCCcaagctgccagcagcagccatgtTCCTCCCTGGCAGGGGTTATCTCAATCCCAAAGACAGGCATGCTTTGCAGATTCAGAAAAAGCCCATTTTCTCCCATCTCCTTTAGCCTGGTCCCTAAGAGACAGCTGTGCAGAAATAAAGAGCTGGGGTTACAATTAGTCACAAGCTGAACACAAGCCAACAACATCGTACTGCTGGTAAAGACCAAAATCCTTGTGTCTGTAAACAGGACTGCCTTATGTAAGGCATGCACAGAAATCCCTGTGCACCAGTACTGCTGGGATCCTAGCTGGAACGGTGTCTCATCCTGGTGGCTGGATTTCAAGAGAGAAACAAACCCATAAAAGAAGTTCaaatgaaaggaatgaaaaggatAAAAGGTCTGgactgggggcaggggggaactcacccaaacaaaaataaccccaGCCCCAAAACTTAccaaagaagaaatacaaaaagaatTAGCTTTGTTCAATCTCCATCTCCTGGAGGCAGAAGCAGGCAAACAAACCTTTGCCATCCCATccaaggaaatgcttttttgtttcaagaTCTTTGTGCACAACAGGAATCAAACATTCCCATGAAACTGCAGTTTCGTCAGGTTCAGCTAAGCCTAAATCAAACTAAAATAGCTAAAGAAAATAAGGGCTTGTTCCTGGTTGGAGGCTTGGCCAGactacagaggaagaaaacaaaaaggcagtACGAGAACATGATCATCGAAGCCCTGAAAACACTGATTCAGGTAAGCGCAAGTGTTCTTTTGGGTCTTGGAAATTAAGCAACTCTTACACAACTAAGGGCTTCATCTCTCAGGACAGCTCCCTTTCTGGTGAACATGTTCAGAGGAAGGGCACACTTCACTGGTGTCTCATCACCAGACGCCAACTTTGGTAGCACCCCCTCAAGTTACCgaatattttctaatttctaGTAGAGAAGTTTCTGATCTCTTTCTTAAAGCTGCTCTTGATAACTATCTCTAAtctttcctctgcctctgaACAGAAATAGGCTTGAGCTTGTGGGCAGGACAATCCCCATCGACACAAGTGGGATTCTTTCCATCAACGTAAAAATGAACTTAACAGACTCAGCATTGCCTTGACTCAGCCCCTCTCTCCACCTATGCAAAGAGCACACAGGGTTAGAGCCACTTTTCTTAttgctctcctttttttaaaaaaaaaaaaaggctacaaGCTCTCCAACTTTAAGGAGCAAAAAGTAAGATGATAAATGCTATTGGAATGACTTACGTCAGCTGTTTTGCAAGTTAAGGAGttctttcaattttaaaagcctcttaCTGAACCAGGCATGAGAAGATatatgcttttaataaaaaggtCGGTTCCATTTGTTCAGCCAaaacattgtttatttttaagtccaGGGGAAAAAGGTCCATTTTGTGTATTGGAATAAAACTGCCCTCACTCCCTGTGTCCTGGGAGTATTTATACTGAGGCTCTTTGTGCTCCACATCTGACGGACAGAGGCAGCACCGTGCCCTTGCCCTGGCAGCCCTATTCAGGGCTGAAAGGGAATCACCACCCCGCCGTCTGTCAGGGAACGCACAGTTTTCCATTATAAGTTATTTAGCGTTTCCTTGCCACGGTCCATCCCAGGGTGGCACCTGAAGTCACTGCTTTAATATCTGACTCATGCCattcagcaaaaaaacaaaggaaaagcagcaagattTTCATGGGTACAGTTAGTGAGGAAGTAACTGAAATCCAGAGATAACATCTGCACTGCACTCCAGTTCCAATTCCATACCCAGCTGAACATGAACCACAGTGTACAGCCAAGCCAGTCCCTTTCCTGGCTCCCTAAAGCTCAGCTCATCAACACACAGCCTTCTCTCGCAACTCTCAACAGCTCATCGAACCCAAACCCAACGGTATAGCAGAAACACCAAAAACTCAAGAGTCAGAATCAAGACCCAAACAGCTGGCTTCACCAacacactgctttttttctgggctGCTGTGATTCCTGAGCCCATTCCTTGGGGATACAATTCttgttctcattttaaaaaaaaaaaaaaagtctctgagACATTAGGTTTATTATCAACATCCCCTCTGCTGCCGCAGTTAGACATGAGCAAATAAATCAGAAGTCTCTTCTCAGCAAGATTTTGTATCCTCAGCTTCTGAGCAGATCCAGGATATAAAGGGCCGAGTTTGTAGAGATTACTCAAATTGAAGACAAACAAACCCTGTTTGTGGAAAGTTGGCTCAGAAGAGCGAATTATGCACTGGGACTCCAGAACTCAAACACGTGCAGCGAGATGAGCCGGTTCCTTGAAGAGCAGCTAGTGATCTTTGCTGCTCCAAGGCAGGATCCTGTCCGCTACGGAGCTTCTGCAAAACACACCAGCAAAACATCCCCCTTGTCAGCCTTCAGGCATTGCAACAAGTTATGATGTGATCCAGTTTATATCATCCAAAGGGCAACAGGGGTTTCAAAGCTCCCTCAAATGACTGAGCAGCTCGAGACTGCAGAGATCAGGCTGGACAACTGCTCTCCATCCAGAAGACATACCCAGCAGGAACAAGCAGAAGACGAGGAGCTAAGGGGTCccccagctctgttctgcatGTCTAGACTTTGCAGCCCGATAAGACAGTTATTTCTCACAGACAGAAACAGACAGGGAAACCACAGCAGGCCAGACGAATACCCTGATCAAAGCCACAAAAAGCCACAGTCAAGATGTGAAAGACATCAGGAAAGGCTAAGGCCAAATGATCACAGTAAGGGGGAGTTGTCAGGCACAGGTCATGGCTCCTCTGGGCTGATCATGGCCTGTCTACGTGATGAATATCTCAAGCAGTGTAAACCCTTGGAGCAATTCTGAGGCTTTGCTAGGATCCATAGCAAAGTGCAACTAGAACCAGCTCCACCTTCTTTGGGTGCAGCTCATATGCACCAGCTTCTGTACCGATTAGCTTCCCTGGAACATCTCtaccaagcaaaaaaaaaaaaaccacctcctGGCAAGGCTGCCAGTGGCTAAGTCTGTTCCTCTCGCTGAGCAGCCCATTTCCCTGATGACCGTAACCAAGACGTGGCACCTCACTATAGTGTCACCACGAGATAACCAGGTTGTGGAGCCAACAGAACCCACCCATCTGTACAgaagtacctttttttttaaatttagctaGTAACCCACTCACTGTGTGCAGCTCGCCAAAGCTCCCACTGCTGCTCACGCCAGCTGCCGTTTAACCCCCAGAACAAGGCCACCCAGCCTGCTTTCCAAATCATTTTAGCTAACTTGGGTATGCAGACACTGCGTTTTCTAATCATATGATCCTGAAAACGTCATCAGTGAGCTGAAGGTTTTCGGTTGCTAAAGGGCATTTCCAAACATCAATGCTTTCCTTTTCACCACGAGAACTGGATTTTCCAAATCCTGGGGCCCTATGATCATCTGAACACAAACTTCTTGAGGGAGACAAGtacaaagaattgcttccttcACCACATCCAAGCACCTGTTCCCACACACTCTATCTCATCCAGCTAACGCACATCTTTCCCTGGCCCAAGTCCAATCCCAGGCCTGCAACACATCTTtcagcacccagctctgcctACCGCAGGTGGCCGCAGCGCCGAACCAGTATACCTGTAGCCCCCATGCTCTGGGACGCTGGCAGGGTACCCGGCTCCTATACATCATGGAGGGCAAGCTCTGGCCTCCAGACCCTTGCACCCCCAGCGATTACACACCCCGAGATACTGCCACCAAAGATATGCACGGGCCCAATGCGGTGAGGGGCCTGAAGTGCTCCCTGCTACAGTTAAAAGGTTGCATAAGTGGTttaatctaaagaaaaaaaaaaaaacaacaacaacaaaaaacacaagaacTGGTCCAAAACTGGCCCAgggctttgtttttcagttttgtttgtttaaacatACTCTCTGCTGAGGGTTGAAGACTGCAGcattattttgttcttcaaaaaaagTACATGATTTTGTATGTCAGCTATCTGAAGCCCAAAAGTTACCCTGCAGGTCTGCTGCATAACACCCTGAAAGTACCCGAAAAGGCAGCAACAGATCTGCCCACACTTGATCCATCCGCTGAAGATAGCGCTAAAGCTTCACAAGATGTGCCCTCAGACCCAGAGAAGGGAATTCTGCTATGAGACCTCACCGCAAC includes:
- the MARCHF2 gene encoding E3 ubiquitin-protein ligase MARCHF2, which gives rise to MTTGDCCHLPGSLCDCPGSAALSKSVEDSDIGRPQYVTQVTAKDGRLLSTVIKALGAQSDGPICRICHEGGNGEGLLSPCDCTGTLGTVHKSCLEKWLSSSNTSYCELCHTEFVVERRPRPLTEWLKDPGPRNEKRTLFCDMVCFLFITPLAAISGWLCLRGAQDHLQFNSRLEAIGLIALTIALFTIYVLWTLVSFRYHCQLYSEWRRTNQKVRLMIPASRSPHPVPSSLLSAKLMKKTADETTV